The Methanocella arvoryzae MRE50 DNA window TGATATATGCGCAGATCAGGGAAACTGCTGATTTTTCATCTCTTATACCTGATCAAGACTCAGATCATCATCCGACTCTTTACGATTTAAGAACAAGGCGGCCTGGCGCCGAACCCTGATAGTCTTACCTCATCAGATATCTGGCAGCAACCCGAATGATCAGGTAAGCTACCAAGCCTGCGAGGAGGTACGCCCAGGCGTTATGCCTCCCGATCAGGCTGGTCAGGCTGGACGAGGTCAGGTACATGATGGCGCCGGCATAGATGACCAGAAGAGCCAGCATGATCATTTTGAGCAGGCCTTGCTGTCGCGACCATCGTGTGTTCTTGCGATAGCCACGCTTGATCTCTCCGTAGGCCTTCTCGAAGGGCCCGCCAGCGTAGCTGCCGCACCGGGGGCAAAACCTGGCACCCGCAGGGATATCGGCTCCGCAGTGTTGACACGTGACCATGATACTGATGCCTCTGGTATAGTTATGCTGCACCCATACCTTGATAATATCGCAGCCAGTATCAGGTACAGGTTATGAGGGAGCGGAAATGGCTACGGATAATCCTGTAAACTATTCTGAGGTCTTCGAAGGAGTGCTCGAGCGGGGAGAGCGTATAGTCTGGACAGGCCGGCCCCGGCAGGACTCGGTAGTGCCCCTGAACCCTAAGTCGACGCTCGTCACCGGCGCTGCAGCGATCATCTCCCTGCTGTTCGCGGTGCTCGCCGGCCTGCTGGTCCACAATACCCTGTACCGGGCGATAGCGGCCATTCTGGGCCTGCTCTTCTGTGCCATGTGCATCTACGCCACCTTCAACCAGGTCGGCGGAGGCTTCCTGGCCCGGAAGAAGGCGTACTACGCACTGACGAACCGGCGGGCGCTGGCCCTATTCCAGTACAGGGTTCCCGTGCTGGTGGCGATAGATATAAGCAATCCGGTCAGGCTTCGCATGTCTTCCGGCGAGAGGGGCACGATCTACTTCGGCGAGGGCGTACTGACCTATGTGGGCATGGAGCACGTCCGGGGAGGAAAGCGGCTGTTCGACCTTGCGTTCGAGGACATCGAAGATGCACGGCAGGTCTACGACCTGATATGCCGGCAGAACCCCGAGCACAGAGGGCCTCCTGTGGCTTGAAAGGATAATCTCGGCCCCGGGAGGCCTCGATTTTAGTTCGCAAGGGCGCAAAGTGTCAGGTGATGATCGGAGCCTTGATCAGGCTTAAGTGATGAAAAACTTGCGGTTCTCAGTTTCTGCGATAGTAAAGCCGCCAAGCACGCCAAGGAGCCAAGCACGCCAAGCTATAATTATAGTGATCGGCGAGGTTCCGATAGAAAAAGCCCTTGGCGTCCCATGAAAAATCTGGGTCTTGGCGAGCTTGGCTCCTTGGCGGCCTTGGCGGTATTTTAGACTCACACAGGGCCAACTATTAATTTTTAATAGCCTCTACCTGAATATCCCATTTTTCATAAAGCGAGTGCTTGGCGGCCTTGCAACCCTCGCCGTAACAACAAGTTTCATAGGAGTCTGATCGATGAGCAGCAGTACGCTTAAGTCTGAACTATGAAAAATTTTTAATGTGACAGAAGGGCGCGAAGAAAATCGTACAAAATATGGTAAACCTTTGCGTCGTTGCGCCCTTGCGCCTTTGCGATTTAAGAACAAGGCGGCCTGGCGCCGACTAAAACTTGTGGATTATAAAACTCTGAGCAGTGCCTCAACCATATCCTCGAAGGTAAACCGCTCAGGCACGGCGTCGACCCTGATGCCGCTCTTCTTGAGGAAGTCGGCGGTCGGGTGGCCGATCACAGCCACTTTCTTAGAGTTGATCTCGCGCTTCAACGGATCCAGCACGCCCATGGACTCGCCCATCATGAGCAGGCTTCTCGCTGTCATAGTGCTGGTGAACGTGTAGGCGTCGATCCTGCCTTCGAGGGCTTCTCTGACGAACGCTGCCTGTTCCTCGCCCTTCAGGGGCACGATGTCGTAGACGATGATCTCCCTGACCTTCGCGCCGCCGGCTTCCAATCCTGAGATTAAAATCGGGTTGCCATGGTTGCTGCGGAGCACCTCGACTCGTTTGCCTTTCAGCTTAGCGCAGAAGTCCTGCACCAGGCCTTCGCTGGAAAAGGTGCCGGGCATCTGTAGGTGGGTGATGCCCCGCTCAGTCAGGACGCTGTTAGTCCTGGGGCCGATGCCGATGACCTCTACAGAGTTCAGCTGCTTCGTCAGCGCAGCCGGATCCGGGGCTTTATCGTAGATGAACTGTACCCCGTTCTGGCTGGTGATGATGACCGTGTCTGCCTCGCCGGCCTCCAGCCTCTTGAAAAAGGCTTCGAGGGCGCCGTCGTTCCGGGGGATCATCTCCATCATGGGCACGGGCACGGCTTCGAGGCCTTTTTCTTTTAATATCCTGACTGTGTCGGGCAGGAACTTTCTCGGCCTGGTGACCGCTATTCTTTTCATCCGCCGAGCACCTCGTGCATCCTGACGACGTCGCCGACTACCACGATGGCGGGGGCTTCCACGCCTCTCTTCTCCGCTAACTCGACGATGGTGGAGAGCGTGCCGATTGTGACCCGCTGCCCGGAGGTCGTGCCCTTCTCCACGATGGCCACCGGCGTGTCCCTGGCTTTACCGTTGTCAAGGAGCGCTTTGACGTTGTCCCTGAGGCGGCTGACGCCCATTAAAATGACTAAAGTGCCGTTCATCGCGGCGAGCGATTTGAAGTTCAGGGCGCTTTCTCCCTTAGTGGGATCTTCGTGCCCCGTGATGAAGGTGACTGAAGATGCCAGGTCCCGGTGGGTGACGGGTATGCCGGCTGCTGCAGGGGCTGCGATGGCAGAGCTGATGCCGGGGATGACCTCGAACTCGACATTGTTTTTCGCCAGCTCTTCAGCCTCTTCTCCTCCTCTGCCGAACACGTAGGGGTCTCCTCCCTTCAGCCGGGCGACGATGCGGTGCTTTCTGGCCTGCTCCACCAGCATCCGGTTCATCTCTTCCTGTGGCACTGTATGCTTGTCCGCCCTCTTGCCCACGTCGATGAGTTCCGCTGCAGGGTTGAAGTACTGCCTGATGCCGGGGCCGACTAAAGCGTCGTACAGGATGACGTCTGCCTGCCCGAGGATTCTCACTGCCTTCACAGTGATCAGTTCCGGATCGCCCGGTCCGCCGCCTATAAGGTACACTTTTCCAGTCGTAGGCATCACCTGTCCAGCTCCTTGCGGGCCTCTTCGGCCAGCTTCAGTCCGCCGGCCAGCACGAGCTTTTCAGATACTTGCTTCGCGTGTTCCTCGCACCCGGCCACGGGAATGGTTTCCCTTACTCTGACCTGCTGCCTGCCATCCAGAGAGAGCACTTCGCCGATCACGTCGATCTCGTCCCCGACTCTGGTCGCGTAGACGCCCATCGGGACTACGCAGCCTCCGTCGAGGCCGGCGGCGATGATCCTCTCCACCCTCGTCTCAATCCAGGTGGTCTCGTCGTTCAGTTCCTTGACTACTTCAGCTTCTGGAGTGCCCTGTCTGGCCACGATGGCGATGACGCCCTGGTTGGCCGCCGGGACAAAGTTGTATGGGTCAAGTCTTTCTACTTTCAAGTCCAATCCCAGCCGGATCAGCCCGGCCTCTGCCAGGAGGATCGCGTCGTACTCTCCGTCCCGGAGCTTGCGCAGCCGGGTGTCCACGTTGCCCCGGATGTCCTTGGTGACGAGCCCGGGGTAGTGGCGGTAGATCATAGCCGCCCTGCGGGTGCTGGAAGTGCCCACCACCGCTCCTTCAGGCAGGTCTGCCAGCCGCTCTGCATTTCTGATCACCGCCACGTCGAGCGCCGACTCGCGCTTGAGCACGGCGGCGGTCACCAGATTTTCCGGGCGTACGGTCGGGATGTCCTTGAGGCTGTGGACGGCTAGGTCGACCTCGTTTTTTAACAGTAAGTCGTCGATCTCCCGGACGAAGGCTCCATAGCCCTTCATCATGTACAGCGGACTGTCCTTCTGCACGTCCCCGGAGGTCTTGATTACCGTAATTGTGGCCTCCACGCCCTGCTCTTTGAGCAGGCGGCGGACTTTCTCCGCCTGCGCCAGCGCCAGCTTGCTTCCCCTGGTTCCTATCCTCATTCTGGTGCTCCTATTTCACCGCGGCCAGCG harbors:
- a CDS encoding zinc ribbon domain-containing protein, which translates into the protein MVTCQHCGADIPAGARFCPRCGSYAGGPFEKAYGEIKRGYRKNTRWSRQQGLLKMIMLALLVIYAGAIMYLTSSSLTSLIGRHNAWAYLLAGLVAYLIIRVAARYLMR
- the cobA gene encoding uroporphyrinogen-III C-methyltransferase, which codes for MPTTGKVYLIGGGPGDPELITVKAVRILGQADVILYDALVGPGIRQYFNPAAELIDVGKRADKHTVPQEEMNRMLVEQARKHRIVARLKGGDPYVFGRGGEEAEELAKNNVEFEVIPGISSAIAAPAAAGIPVTHRDLASSVTFITGHEDPTKGESALNFKSLAAMNGTLVILMGVSRLRDNVKALLDNGKARDTPVAIVEKGTTSGQRVTIGTLSTIVELAEKRGVEAPAIVVVGDVVRMHEVLGG
- the hemC gene encoding hydroxymethylbilane synthase, which produces MRIGTRGSKLALAQAEKVRRLLKEQGVEATITVIKTSGDVQKDSPLYMMKGYGAFVREIDDLLLKNEVDLAVHSLKDIPTVRPENLVTAAVLKRESALDVAVIRNAERLADLPEGAVVGTSSTRRAAMIYRHYPGLVTKDIRGNVDTRLRKLRDGEYDAILLAEAGLIRLGLDLKVERLDPYNFVPAANQGVIAIVARQGTPEAEVVKELNDETTWIETRVERIIAAGLDGGCVVPMGVYATRVGDEIDVIGEVLSLDGRQQVRVRETIPVAGCEEHAKQVSEKLVLAGGLKLAEEARKELDR
- a CDS encoding uroporphyrinogen-III synthase, translating into MKRIAVTRPRKFLPDTVRILKEKGLEAVPVPMMEMIPRNDGALEAFFKRLEAGEADTVIITSQNGVQFIYDKAPDPAALTKQLNSVEVIGIGPRTNSVLTERGITHLQMPGTFSSEGLVQDFCAKLKGKRVEVLRSNHGNPILISGLEAGGAKVREIIVYDIVPLKGEEQAAFVREALEGRIDAYTFTSTMTARSLLMMGESMGVLDPLKREINSKKVAVIGHPTADFLKKSGIRVDAVPERFTFEDMVEALLRVL